From one Nitrospiria bacterium genomic stretch:
- a CDS encoding acylphosphatase, whose product MNETHGAKIWVKGRVQGVGYRAFVEREAISLGLLGYCKNLADGRVEVVLEGGREGIDRLIKRLWEGPLLAKVMDMSIDWEARPMNFSGFSIEY is encoded by the coding sequence ATGAATGAGACCCATGGGGCAAAGATATGGGTAAAAGGAAGGGTCCAGGGGGTGGGATATCGGGCGTTTGTAGAGAGAGAGGCCATTTCCTTGGGTTTACTGGGATATTGCAAGAATTTGGCGGATGGCCGGGTGGAGGTGGTCCTTGAAGGGGGGCGGGAAGGTATTGATCGATTGATTAAACGCCTTTGGGAAGGGCCCCTTTTGGCAAAGGTAATGGATATGTCCATTGATTGGGAGGCCAGGCCAATGAACTTTTCCGGGTTTTCGATCGAATATTAA
- a CDS encoding sigma-70 family RNA polymerase sigma factor, protein MLGKMDEEENSIERVEGEGLSSGTISPEQLFEAEEVVSEEEEKEGSSDGLDAVKSYLKDIRKSTLLTFEEEQKLAKRIAKGDEKARQQMIESNLRLVVSIGKRYINRGLLFSDIIEEGNIGLIKAVEKFNYKRGFKFSTYGSWWIRQSIERAIINQGKLIRLPVHIVEKVNHFLSVVEHLMQEKDQEPLPKEIAARMGTDEEEVVEIQQLIRRTYSLDSPVSGHDDTSLKDIIEDTSIISPSRTAEGIKRRETIIQWLENLRENEKKVIILRFGLDGGEPQTLEEIGKLFGLTRERVRQIEIAGIIKLRSMIENTNIKMDEFL, encoded by the coding sequence ATGTTAGGTAAAATGGACGAAGAAGAGAATTCGATCGAAAGGGTGGAAGGCGAAGGGTTGTCAAGTGGGACCATCTCTCCTGAGCAACTTTTTGAAGCAGAGGAGGTCGTTTCTGAGGAAGAGGAAAAAGAAGGGTCTTCGGACGGCCTTGATGCGGTTAAAAGTTATCTTAAAGATATAAGAAAATCAACCCTTTTAACCTTTGAAGAAGAACAAAAATTGGCTAAGAGAATCGCCAAAGGGGACGAAAAAGCACGCCAACAAATGATTGAATCCAATTTAAGGTTGGTGGTGAGTATTGGAAAGCGGTATATCAATCGTGGGTTGCTTTTTTCGGATATTATTGAAGAAGGAAACATTGGATTGATTAAAGCGGTGGAAAAATTTAACTATAAAAGAGGATTTAAATTTAGCACCTATGGGTCTTGGTGGATCCGCCAATCAATTGAAAGGGCCATTATAAACCAGGGAAAACTCATCCGTTTGCCTGTTCATATCGTAGAAAAAGTGAACCATTTTCTTTCTGTGGTTGAGCATCTTATGCAGGAAAAAGACCAAGAACCCTTACCCAAAGAGATTGCCGCTCGGATGGGGACCGATGAAGAAGAGGTTGTTGAAATTCAACAGCTCATTCGAAGAACCTACTCCTTGGATAGCCCGGTGAGCGGCCACGATGATACCTCTTTAAAGGATATTATTGAAGATACTTCCATTATATCTCCGTCCCGAACCGCCGAAGGGATTAAAAGACGGGAAACTATTATTCAGTGGTTGGAAAATTTAAGGGAAAATGAAAAAAAGGTAATTATTTTACGGTTTGGTCTGGATGGCGGGGAACCCCAAACCCTGGAAGAAATCGGAAAACTTTTTGGCCTCACCCGGGAGAGGGTGAGACAGATTGAAATTGCAGGGATTATCAAGCTTCGAAGTATGATTGAGAATACCAATATTAAAATGGACGAATTTTTATAA
- a CDS encoding adenine phosphoribosyltransferase, producing the protein MDLKSKIREIPDFPKKGILFYDITTLLKEADAFRHIIGKFVNYYQDEGITKVVGIESRGFILGAPIAYELHAGFVPVRKSGKLPSDIYEAKYNLEYGSDTLTVHRDAIQPGEQVLVVDDLLATGGTISATVELVKQLGGVIVGIAFLIELTELRGRNKLDGYNVLSMMSY; encoded by the coding sequence ATGGATCTGAAATCGAAAATTCGCGAGATTCCTGACTTTCCAAAAAAAGGAATACTTTTCTACGATATAACCACTCTTTTAAAGGAGGCTGACGCTTTTCGCCATATTATTGGAAAATTTGTGAATTATTATCAGGATGAAGGAATTACCAAAGTGGTCGGTATTGAGTCTCGTGGTTTTATTCTAGGGGCTCCCATTGCATACGAGCTTCATGCGGGGTTTGTTCCTGTGAGAAAATCGGGGAAGCTTCCCAGCGATATTTATGAAGCCAAATACAACTTGGAATATGGAAGTGATACCTTAACGGTTCATCGGGATGCGATTCAACCCGGGGAGCAGGTTCTGGTAGTAGATGATTTATTGGCGACCGGTGGTACCATTTCCGCTACTGTGGAATTGGTCAAGCAATTGGGAGGGGTCATCGTTGGAATTGCGTTTCTGATTGAGCTGACGGAACTACGAGGAAGAAACAAGCTAGATGGGTATAATGTTCTCTCCATGATGTCTTACTAA